The proteins below are encoded in one region of Apium graveolens cultivar Ventura chromosome 4, ASM990537v1, whole genome shotgun sequence:
- the LOC141717791 gene encoding putative pectinesterase 53: MAFSILSKLLVWLLLFITCTKSSSHQNRTNELIVTGSEEAYGRWINKMGSLKHSLFQKAKNKLKPCLKLRVHKDPKKGDFTEVQAAINSLPVFSHCRVVIRISHGIYREKVEIPATMSYITLKGVGADKTIIEWDDTADRKGTHGNVLGTYCSATFAVNSPYFVARNITFKNSAPLPASGALGKQAVALRISADTASFIGCKFIGAQDTLYDHTGRHYFRDCYIEGSVDFIFGNGLSLYEGCHLHAVTNTFGALTAQKRDSLLQETGFSFLNCKVTGSGALYLGRAWGSFSTVVFAYTYMDKIITPRGWYNWGDKNREMTVFYGQFQCSGPGADHGGRVTWSRELTQQEAKPFISIDFIDGHEWLRHK; this comes from the exons ATGGCATTCTCTATACTCTCAAAACTTCTGGTGTGGCTACTACTATTTATTACATGCACAAAATCTTCGTCGCATCAAAACAGGACTAATGAGTTGATAGTAACTGGCTCAGAAGAAGCCTACGGGCGTTGGATTAATAAAATGGGGTCACTCAAGCACTCTCTGTTCCAGAAAGCAAAGAACAAGTTAAAGCCATGTTTGAAACTCAGAGTCCATAAAGATCCGAAAAAAGGAGACTTCACTGAAGTGCAGGCAGCCATTAATTCACTTCCTGTCTTCAGTCATTGTAGAGTTGTCATCAGAATTAGTCATGGGATTTACAG GGAAAAAGTTGAAATTCCGGCAACAATGTCTTACATTACACTGAAAGGAGTGGGTGCAGACAAGACGATTATAGAGTGGGATGATACAGCAGATAGGAAAGGAACCCATGGGAATGTACTGGGGACTTATTGTTCTGCAACATTTGCTGTGAACTCTCCTTACTTTGTGGCTAGGAATATAACCTTCAAG AACTCAGCACCACTACCTGCATCAGGTGCACTAGGAAAGCAGGCAGTGGCACTACGAATTTCGGCTGACACTGCAtcttttatagggtgcaaattcaTTGGAGCACAAGACACCCTATATGATCACACGGGTAGACACTACTTCCGGGACTGCTATATTGAAGGGTCGGTAGATTTCATTTTTGGGAATGGACTTTCGCTATATGAAGGGTGTCATCTGCATGCTGTCACCAATACATTTGGGGCTTTAACAGCACAAAAGAGGGATAGCTTGCTCCAGGAAACTGGTTTTTCATTTCTCAACTGTAAGGTCACAGGGTCAGGTGCTCTGTACCTGGGCAGGGCCTGGGGCTCATTTTCCACAGTGGTCTTTGCTTATACTTACATGGACAAGATCATCACTCCTCGAGGATGGTACAACTGGGGAGACAAGAACAGGGAGAT GACTGTATTTTACGGACAATTCCAGTGTTCAGGACCAGGGGCGGATCATGGAGGAAGGGTTACATGGTCCAGAGAGCTCACTCAGCAAGAAGCTAAACCATTTATATCTATTGACTTCATAGATGGACATGAATGGCTTAGGCACAAATAA
- the LOC141717792 gene encoding zinc finger CCCH domain-containing protein 44-like — protein sequence MTHQGQFNNTAVLQLDDSKLVGVPVILAGDSVAADQMSVLPVELKRKRGRPPRCHAKAPPVKKQKDDEDVCFICFDGGSLVLCDRRACPKAYHPACIKRDEEFFRSNAKWNCGWHICTVCQKAAHYMCYTCPFSLCKGCTRDSGYVSVRGNKGFCTTCMKVIMLIENKEQTDKETAQVDFDDSRNWEYLFKIYWVSLKDELSLTSKELAEAKNPWKELGSVSARKQPSNIHGGTNNFTSPVIDMSSGHLIGNDSLGQHSSEPIKLLNKASLSTGQQCIDNGTSLEGHRDWASKKLLDFIAYMKNGDTSVLSPFDVQVLVLDYIKRNNLHDPCESSYVVCDSRLETLFGKPRVGHIEMPKLLDVHFLMKEQPANNGLVRGRVDDVDAVQVPSDQSNSNLMSKDKKHNTRQKAAQFALQASLKEYAAINVSNIKLIYLRRNLMENLIQVKEKFHEMVIGSLVRIRISGDEHKQDMYRLVQVVGTTKVSVPYKVGNTTSDIMLEILNLDKKEVTSIDAISNQDLSEDDCRRLRQSIKCGLVKRFTVGEIQKKAMQLQVAWVNDLLKAPEERQHRLSQIPEVSSDPNMDPDYESEEDVGEHGHHVKPSNPEYIREGSEPVCTRKRGDISGDNSSRHCNSSSPPCEESQNLCATSYPDKEESAAKALQRLSEGKFASRSNSLEKGGCNRQAVATSTVLSEVSSAPLQEGNTLFASNAETKLWHYRDPNGSIQGPFSIIELQRWSTTGYFPLDMRIWANDKQDNSVVLTDALKGHFHKALPGLNDISSQLREVKGTPDKELCNSSFVCSENANATDDCRKTEGNWHGNIAEVNFKGKTDVVGSDRLGTQSSAWTAPIVSYHKDVAAKTASQNQDSFKDNGFHYKALEVHTQLSSSMFAARDNATHPHNVNSKVKICNSDSDPKISHSRGTTVCNTGDILGNHCNSQGFGGQSEKNLGHSPVNFLPNNLDLNSVFCPTKSTDSPDQSGEIIENKESASSSVHVHDPYMRDQPNFTLKINNNDQKVLGVEKKQSVSSNISVQDSAPSWSSTSSMMLGRSQASDITDKWGGYTSAPVKHSVEWDSNLMPVSSSLHDHVGTTPRSCEPTQFTLLNPASHFSSWHTSGSEPIEFSTLAEESVSDLLAEVDAMESQCGMASPTSMMTYGDDLINLNLEIA from the exons ATGACTCATCAAGGTCAATTCAACAACACTGCTGTACTTCAACTTGATGATTCTAAGCTCGTCGGAGTTCCGGTCATTCTCGCCGGAGATTCAGTCGCTGCCGATCAGATGTCTGTTTTGCCGGTTGAATTGAAGCGGAAGAGAGGACGGCCGCCGCGGTGTCATGCGAAAGCGCCGCCGGTGAAGAAACAGAAGGATGATGAGGATGTTTGTTTTATTTGCTTTGACGGTGGGAGTCTCGTGTTGTGTGATCGCCG GGCTTGTCCTAAGGCGTATCATCCGGCTTGTATCAAGCGTGATGAGGAGTTTTTCCGATCGAATGCCAAGTGGAATTGCG GTTGGCATATATGTACTGTATGCCAGAAGGCTGCACATTATATGTGCTATACGTGCCCATTTTCATTGTGTAAAGGATGCACAAGAGATTCTGGTTATGTGTCTGTGAGGGGAAATAAAGGCTTTTGCACGACTTGCATGAAAGTTATCATGTTGATAGAGAACAAGGAGCAGACAGACAAGGAAACG GCCCAAGTGGACTTTGATGACTCTCGTAACTGGGAGTATCTCTTCAAAATATATTGGGTATCTTTAAAGGATGAGCTATCCTTAACTTCTAAAGAACTTGCTGAAGCTAAAAATCCCTGGAAAGAACTTGGTTCAGTGAGTGCTAGAAAGCAGCCATCTAATATCCATGGCGGCACAAATAATTTTACAAGCCCTGTTATCGACATGTCTTCTGGACATTTAATAGGGAATGATTCTTTAGGGCAACATTCTAGCGAACCTATAAAGCTTCTCAATAAAGCCTCTCTCAGTACTGGACAACAATGTATTGACAATGGTACATCCCTAGAGGGACACAGGGATTGGGCATCTAAAAAATTATTGGACTTCATTGCCTACATGAAGAATGGTGATACCTCTGTACTGTCTCCGTTTGATGTCCAGGTACTCGTTTTAGACTATATTAAGCGAAACAATCTTCATGATCCTTGTGAAAGTAGCTATGTTGTATGCGATTCAAGGCTTGAAACTTTATTTGGAAAACCACGTGTGGGTCACATCGAAATGCCAAAGCTTCTTGATGTTCACTTCCTCATGAAAGAGCAACCAGCAAATAATGGTCTTGTTCGAGGAAGGGTAGATGATGTAGATGCAGTACAGGTCCCATCTGATCAAAGCAACAGTAACTTGATGAGTAAAGATAAGAAACACAACACTCGTCAAAAAGCTGCACAGTTTGCACTTCAGGCTAGTTTGAAAGAATATGCTGCAATAAATGTTTCCAACATCAAGTTGATTTACCTGCGACGTAATTTAATGGAAAATCTTATTCAAGTCAAAGAGAAGTTCCATGAGATGGTTATTGGCTCACTGGTACGAATAAGAATATCTGGTGACGAGCATAAACAAGATATGTACAGACTTGTCCAAGTTGTAG GTACAACCAAGGTGTCTGTACCATATAAAGTTGGCAATACAACATCAGATATCATGCTCGAAATTTTGAATTTGGACAAGAAGGAGGTTACCTCAATTGATGCAATTTCTAATCAAGATCTTTCAGAG GATGACTGCAGACGCCTCCGACAGAGTATAAAATGTGGACTTGTGAAACGTTTTACTGTA GGAGAGATTCAAAAGAAGGCAATGCAACTGCAGGTGGCTTGGGTCAATGAT CTTCTGAAGGCACCAGAGGAAAGACAGCATAGACTAAGTCAAATTCCAGAAGTAAGTAGTGATCCAAATATGGATCCTGATTATGAGTCTGAAGAAGATGTCGGAGAACATG GTCATCATGTTAAGCCTAGTAACCCTGAATATATTAGAGAAGGAAGTGAGCCAGTTTGTACGAGGAAAAGAGGAGATATTTCAGGTGATAACAGTAGTAGGCACTGTAATAGTTCAAGTCCTCCATGTGAGGAAAGCCAAAACTTGTGTGCTACATCATACCCAGATAAAGAAGAGAGTGCTGCCAAAGCTCTGCAGAGACTAAGCGAGGGAAAATTTGCAAGCAGATCTAACAGCTTGGAGAAGGGTGGATGCAATAGGCAAGCTGTAGCTACTTCAACTGTTTTGTCAGAAGTGTCATCTGCACCTTTGCAAGAGGGGAACACATTATTTGCTTCTAATGCTGAAACTAAATTGTGGCATTACAGAGATCCAAATGGATCTATTCAAGGACCATTCTCTATCATAGAACTACAGAGGTGGAGTACTACTGGTTACTTTCCTCTTGATATGAGGATATGGGCGAATGATAAGCAAGATAATTCAGTAGTTTTGACAGATGCATTGAAAGGCCACTTCCATAAAGCTTTGCCTGGGCTGAATGATATTTCATCACAGTTGCGAGAAGTTAAAGGTACCCCTGATAAAGAGTTATGTAATTCCAGTTTTGTGTGTAGTGAGAATGCGAATGCCACAGATGATTGCCGGAAAACTGAGGGGAACTGGCATGGTAATATTGCAGAAGTAAATTTTAAAGGTAAAACTGATGTCGTGGGGAGTGATAGGTTGGGCACACAGTCTTCTGCTTGGACTGCACCCATTGTTAGCTACCACAAGGATGTAGCAGCTAAAACAGCTTCACAGAACCAGGATTCATTCAAGGATAATGGCTTCCATTACAAAGCGCTCGAAGTGCATACTCAATTATCATCATCCATGTTTGCTGCGAGAGATAATGCTACCCATCCACATAACGTGAATTCCAAGGTTAAAATATGCAACTCTGATTCAGATCCTAAAATTTCGCATTCACGGGGAACAACAGTATGTAACACTGGAGACATTCTTGGAAACCACTGTAACAGCCAGGGTTTTGGAGGCCAATCTGAAAAAAATTTGGGACATTCACCTGTAAATTTCTTACCAAACAACTTGGATTTAAACTCTGTCTTTTGTCCTACCAAGTCAACTGATTCGCCTGACCAAAGTGGGGAAATTATTGAAAACAAGGAGTCTGCTTCTTCTAGTGTTCATGTTCATGACCCATACATGAGGGACCAACCAAATTTTACACTCAAGATAAACAATAATGATCAGAAAGTTTTAGGTGTTGAGAAAAAGCAATCAGTGTCTTCAAATATTTCTGTTCAAGATTCTGCTCCTAGCTGGAGCAGCACCTCCAGTATGATGCTCGGTAGGTCACAGGCATCTGATATTACTGATAAATGGGGTGGATATACCTCTGCTCCAGTAAAACATTCTGTTGAGTGGGACTCCAATCTCATGCCTGTCTCATCTTCACTGCATGACCATGTTGGTACAACTCCACGGAGTTGTGAACCGACCCAATTCACCCTATTAAATCCTGCATCTCATTTCTCCAGTTGGCACACAAGTGGTAGTGAACCGATAGAGTTCAGCACTTTGGCTGAAGAATCGGTGTCAGATTTGTTGGCTGAAGTTGATGCGATGGAGTCCCAGTGTGGCATGGCTTCACCTACATCAATGATGACCTATGGCGATGATTTGATAAATTTAAACCTTGAAATTGCCTAA